In Deefgea piscis, the DNA window TATGCCCAATCACGATGAGCGGGCAGAATTAGCGCCTCGGGATATCGTGGCGCGCGCCATTGACTTTGAAATGAAAAAAGGCGGCTTTGATTGTGTTTATTTAGACATTTCCTATAAACCCGCCGCCTTTGTTAAAGAGCACTTCCCCAATATTTACCTGCGCTGCCTTGAGCTGGGTATCGACATCACTAAAGAACCGATTCCCGTGGTACCCGCCGCGCATTATACGTGCGGCGGTTTAGTCACCAATCTGAACGGGCAAACCGACGTTGCCGGCCTTTACGGTGTAGGTGAAGTAGCTTGCACCGGTCTACACGGCGCCAATCGACTCGCCTCAAACTCCTTGCTTGAATGCATGGTTTTAGGCAAATCGGCCGCCGAGCACATCTTACAACAAACCCCTCGCACCCTCCCTCACGTTGCCGAATGGGATGAAAGCCGCGTAACCGACCCTGACGAAGAAGTGGTGATTTCCCACAACTGGGACGAGCTGCGACGCTTTATGTGGGACTACGTTGGCATCGTGCGCACCACCAAACGACTTGAGCGCGCACTACACCGGATTGAATTACTCAAGAGCGAAATTCATGAGTTTTATCGCAATTTCCGCGTATCAAACGATTTAATTGAATTACGTAATCTGGTTATTACCGCCGAGCTTATCGTTCGTTGCGCCATGGCCAGAAAAGAAAGCCGTGGCCTACATTACAGCCGGGATTACCCAGACATGGCTCCGCAAGCCAAACCGACCATTCTTACGCCACAGTCTAATAGAAAATAAAAAAAGCGCCGCACTCACCGCGGCGCTTTTTTTCAGACAAAAATCAAATCAGACTCAATAGTCGATACACCCCAAAAGCCATAATCACCAAACCAAAGCTAGGACGAACTCCAGGGTAATTTAATACGCGCATAAAGCGTGCGGCAAAAAACCCCATCAGCAACAAGTTCGGCAGCGTCCCCAAACCAAACGCCAACATCACCGCCCCACCCTTGAATGCCGATGCCGTTGATAGCGCGGCCAAGCTGGCGGTATAAACCAGACCACAAGGAATCCAGCCCCATAAAAAACCAATCAAAGGTGTATGCCATACCGAACGTATCGGTAAAAAACGCCGTAAAATCGGTTGAATCGCCCGCCAAAGCGGCTGGCCGACTTTCTCAACTTGAGTGAGCCACAACGACCAACCTGCAATATATAAACCCAAAACAATGAGCAATATATTGGCCAAAATAAATAAAATTGATTTTAATATCTGCAGCTGACCAAGGGCAGTAAAGCTCGCAATGCCACCCAATATTGCGCCTACAGCGACATACCCTGCTAAGCGGCCAAAATTAAAGCCCAAGTCGTACATCCACCTTGGGCCTTTGGGTAAATTGGCACTAAACGCTGCAACAATACCACCACACATCCCTGCGCAGTGACCGCCGCCGAGTAAACCTGCTAAAAATAACGCCAGCCAATCTAGTTCAAGCATACCGCTTCACAAGCAATTAAATCAGCTGAGAATACCTTGCTTTAGTCGCTTTTGTCCGTAAATACGCATCAAACACCATCGCAATCGAACGAATCAACATCCGTCCTTTAGGCGTTACCACGATAGAATCCGCTTCCAACACCAACAAACCATCTGCAACAAAAGGCTTAAGCAGCTCAAGCTCTTCGGCAAAGTAGTCAACAAAATCAATCATGTAGCCAGATTCAAACGTCTGAAAGAATAATTCAAACTGACACATTAAAGCCTGAATCACCGCACGGCGCAGCGCATCATCTCGATTCATGGTCAAGCCACGTTCAATCGGAAATTCATTTACGGCTAGCTTGGCGTAATACGCTTCTAATGTTTTCACATTTTGGTAGTAGCTCGCACCAACTTTACCAATCGAAGACACGCCAAATGCCAGCAAATCACAATCGGCATGCGTTGAATAACCTTGGAAATTTCGCTGCAAGCGGCCACGACGTTGCGCGACGGCCAAATCATCATTGGGTAGCGCAAAGTGATCCATCCCAATTAAGACATAACCGGCCTGAGTTAATTGCTCGATTGAATTTTGTAAAATATCGAGCTTCACTTCTGCCGATGGCAACTCATCGGCATTGATCCGACGTTGTGGCATAAATCGCTCGGGCAAATGCGCGTAGTTATATAGCGCAATACGATCAGGCTTGAGCAACAGCACGCGATCAATGGTTTCCGCCAGCGATGCCGCCGTTTGTTTTGGCAAACCATAAATCAAATCAACGCTGACCGAGCGAAAACCATACATTCTAGCCGCTTCAATCACGGTGCGCGTTTCGGCTTCCGATTGCACGCGATTGACTGCAACCTGCACCTCGGGATTAAAATCTTGAATGCCAACACTCATTCGATTAAAGCCAAGATTGGCCAAATGCTTAATCGTCTCTTCACCGACTTTGCGCGGGTCAATTTCAATTGAATACTCGCCATTTTCCAGCAAAGTAAAATGGGTATTGACCACATCCATTAAACGCTGCAGCTGAGCATGCGACAAAAAGGTCGGCGTGCCGCCCCCTAAGTGCAACTGGCTTACTTTAGGTCGATTCGGCAACAAATCACCGTACATCTTTACCTCTTGCGTGAGATAATCGAGGTATTCATCGGCTTTAGACTGATCTTTAGTAATAATTTTATTACAACCGCAGTAGTAACATATCGTATTACAGAACGGCAAATGGAAGTACAATGACAAAGGCATCGACAAAGCGCCAGGCATGCGCTGACTTAGGCAAGCCGAATGCGCCTCTTGGCTAAGGCCAGCAACAAATCGATCTGCGGTTGGGTAGGAGGTATATCGAGGGCCTTTGCCATCGTAACGCACGATTAACTCACGATCGAAATCAATAGCTGGCGCAGTAATGTTAATTTTTTTCGAGATCATGGTCTTTCCCAGTAACTTTACTTTGGTCGCAGGATAAGATGGACCTGTAGAATAAAGTTTGATCTAAATCAGATAAAATATAACATCCCTCTTTATAGATAGCTGATTTTGCTTTACAACAGCTGCTGAAATTATCATTCAAGCGTACATCGAGCCTTATATGATTCAAAATATTCAAATACGCGAACTCACTCCTCGCCACCTTCGTCAATCATGTTCTAACTGCAGCTTGCGTGAACTTTGCCTCCCTATCGGTCTTAACCCCGAAGAAATGCAAGAGCTCGATGCCATTATCACGCAAGCCCGACCGATCAAACGCGGCGAAGCCCTTTACCGTGCAGGTGAACCATTTAAATCGCTGTTTGCCATCCGCGTTGGTTTTTTTAAAGCCAGTGTGATTTCCGAAGATGGCCGAGAACAAGTCACTGGCTTTCATATGTCAGGTGAATTAATGGGCATGGATGCGATTAGTTCAGACTTTCACACTTGCGACGCCATCGCACTCGAAGACAGTGAAGTATGTGAACTGCCGTTTGGCGAAATTGAAGAATTAGCCGGCGATGTACCGCTCTTGCAGCGCCACCTATATAAAGTAATGAGCCGCGAAATCGTTCGCGATCATGGCGTCATGCTGCTATTAGGTAATATGAAAGCAGAAGAACGCTTGGCAGCCTTTTTACTCAATCTATCGCAACGCTTTGCCATTCGCGGCTACTCATCGACTAGCTTTCATTTGCGGATGACGCGTGAAGAAATCGGTAGCTACCTCGGGCTCAAACTTGAAACCGTCAGCCGCACGCTATCAAAATTTCAAGACCAAGGTTTTATCAAAGTTCAAAATCGATTAATTGAAATCATTGATGGTGACAGTTTGAAAAAGCTGTTGAGCAACTGCCAAGGCGAATAATCTCGCACGGGCTGCCCAATTCATCACGGCAGCCCAATGGAGCTACAATGCATTACACCATCGTCGCGCCACAACCTCTACAAGCACTGCTCGCACATCGTCTCAAACATTTCGCGGCGATTGACTATCAATTTTGCGACAAAACCAACGCCCAATCGGCAATGATGTTTGTCCAAGCCAATCCACACGCGGCATCCAACACTTTCCACGCCGATATTGAACTACTCGCCCTGCCAGCACTACAAGCAGCCGATCACGGCTTTATCTTTGCCGCAGCGGGCTCGATAACCGCACTACAAAGTGCGGCCCCGCTACTGGATGCACTCGCCCCGATTGCCAATGGTTGGCTGCATATTGGCGACTTTGGCGCGGCCAGCTTTGCACATCGCGCCTGGCAAATCATGACCGGCAACCCCTCACAAGAAAACCCCGCCTTTTGGCAAAACATCCCAAGCCTACCCACACCCAATCCGCTCAACCAAGCACAGTTCATTGCCGAGCTCGCCCAGCAAATGGGTAAACAGCAACAACAATGCATCGCACTACAACAGCTTGCCAACGAATTTCTCAGCCAGCAGCCAGCACACGACTTCCAGCCCTACTCTCCATTACAACGCCAATTTTTTGGCCCATGGAGCCAAACTAATACTTCGCCAGCCCAACAATTAGCCAGCTTTATTTTACAAATCCCCACGCAATCTACGCCTAGCAATTAAGCGCAAACAAAAATAGGTATTGCAATGCAGCGCTTATGGAACAAAGCCTACATCGCAATACCTATTTAATCATGCCAACTTTCAGTCAAGCACACCCAAACCCAACGCAGCGACTATGGCTTACTTGGCCATCACGCGCTGACGACGGCTTTCAGACAAGACGATCCCTGCGGCTACCGAAACATTCAAACTTTCGACCGAACCATACATTGGAATCGATACCAAACTATCGCAAAGCTCACGCGTCAAACGGCGCATGCCTTCACCCTCATTACCCAACACCCAAGCAATCGGACCTGTTTGGCCATAATGGAACAAATCGCACTGACCATCAGCCGCAGTACCCACCACCCAAATGCCACGCTCTTTTAAGTCGCGAATCGTTCGTGCCAAATTCGTCACCATCACATACGGCACGACTTCAGCGGCACCACACGCCACTTTGGATACGGTCGCCGTTACGCCAACACATTTATCTTTCGGTGCAATCACCGCATGCACGCCCATGGCATCGGCCACCCGAAGGCAGGCGCCCAAATTATGCGGATCGGTAATCCCGTCTAAGATCAATAAAAACGGTGGCTCATCTAAATCATCCAACACATCTTCAATCGACAAATAGCTTTTTTCAGTATCAATCAGCGCCGCAACACCTTGATGACGCACATGGCCAGCAATACCATCCAAACGCGCACCATCCACCTGAACCAGTTTTACATCTTGTAATTTCACGGTTTTCAGTAAGTCTTTCATCCGTGGGTCGCTACGTTCACTATTAACGTAAACCTCCAGCACAGAATCGGGAAAACGCCGCAAGCGCGATGTGACTGCATGAAACCCATGAATAATTTTATTTTGCGACATACGCACATTTCCTAAAAAAGCCGAGATTCGCAATTTTACGGTGTTTATGCAAAAAAGACTGTAAATAAGACATTGTTAGCGCCAGAAAGCGCTTATTATTTTACAGCGAAGGCAACACACAGTTAAATACATACTATTCTTAAGCGACAACCATTATCAAATAGCCTCAGCATGCCATGACCATGACAGCCACTGAAAACAAATCCAGCACTGAGCTCAGAGACCAATACCTCGCAATGCTAGAGGATATTGCCAAAGAGCTCGACGGCAATACGATTTTTCCAGTTTGTTTTGATATTTCAATCCAAATTGGCGCGGCGATGAAAGACCCCAATGCTTCGATACAAAAAATCGCCAGCGAAGTAGAAAAAGATCCACTCATCACAACCAAGCTACTTAAGCTCGCCAACTCTGCCAGCTACAACCCTTCAGGGCGCGCCATTGTAAATATCGAAAATGCCGTGATTCGCCTAGGCATGGGGGTCGCACGTTCGGCTGCGCTAGCTTGTGCAATGGATCAACTATCACGCTCAGCGCAACTGGCGCCCTTTGAGGCGCAATCTCGCCTCTGGTGGCAACATAGCCTCAAAACTGCCGCCGTCGCCCGAGTTCTTTGCAAACACCTCGCGCCGCGTCTCAACCCAGAAGTCGCTTTTTTAGCCGGATTGGTTCACGATTTAGGTGCTTTCTTTATGCTCGATCGCGCCGGCAGAAACCCTGAACTTCTCGAAAGACCCAAAACTGTAGAATATTTAGTCGCGCAATGGCATGACAGCATTGGCACCGTCTTGCTTGATACCTTATCGCTACCAGAAGAAATCATCGAAGCAGTCAGAGACAATGATTTGCCTCGGCCACCGACCACACAATTAAGACGCCTAACCGACGTGATTTATGTGGCCAATTTATTCGCCGGCGGGTTGGACGAAATCAACAAACAAGATCTGCCCGAAGCCTTTGTACCCACCGAGCTCAGCGACCCGCAATACACCAACTTGATCAACGAGATGAATGAAGCATGCCAAGAAATTCTGAGCGTGTTTTAAGACTGATTAACTGCGCAAGGATGATTGATTAGCGAATCACCGTAAGATCGAACCACCTGAGCAATAATAACTTGATAACCAGACAACCATTGCGCGTAACGCTGCTTGGCTTCCAAATGCGCTGGATGCTGCATTAACGCCTTTAAGCCCGCCTCAGATTGCCAATAATACACATTGCAAAGCCGACCACTCGCTACATTCTGCCAAGCCTCTTCACCCAAATAACCCTCGGTTTCTTTGGCTGCTTGAGCAATTTGCTGGTCAAGCTGATGAAATTCAGCGTCAAATTGCTTGGTGTCAAAAATAAAAGTGGCAGAATAAATCAATTCATTACCCTTTTTGCATCGGCACAAAACGAATCCCCGACGGGCTGATTTGGTCGGCGCCGCTGGGCATAAAGCCATAGCGCATATACGCCATCACACTATTGAGGCTCGCATTCACCGTTTGTAGTGGCGCATCGTGCTCCGCCGCTTTGAGTAAAGCGCGGCCTACCCCGCGACTTTGCATTTCCGGCAATACAAACAGCATGGCTATATGTTGCGACGACCTCACCTGCAATACGCCAATGATCACGTTTTGAATCAAAGCCACATACGTCACCGAGTGCCGCGCATCGCGACTGGCAATCTCATCGGCAGTCGACAAGCGGGTAAACGTTGCCACCCCAGCAGGGGGCTGATACTGCACCGCCAAATGCGCAAAAGTGGTTTGCACCACCTCTGAGGCACGCTGATATTCATCGGCGACAATTTTTCGAATCACCAATGCCATCTTAACCCCCAGTACCACCCACCGTTAAGCCGCCATCAATTCGCATCGTGGGCTGCCCTACACCAACGGGCACGCTTTGCCCGTCTTTACCGCACGTTCCCACACCGGGATCGAGCGACAAATCGTTACCCAGCATCGACACTTTAGTCAGCACATCTGGGCCATTACCAATCAGCGTTGCGCCCTTCACCGGATACAGCATTTTGCCGTCTTCAACCCACCATGCTTCAGCCGCAGAAAACACAAATTTGCCGCTGGTGATATCCACCTGACCACCACCGAAGTTCACCGCATACAAACCGCGTTTAATCGACGCAATAATTTCTTGCGGATCTTTATCGCCGTTTTCCATCAAGGTATTGGTCATGCGCGGCATGGTGATGTGCGCGTAACTTTCACGGCGGCCATTGCCAGTCACCGGCTGCCCCATCAAACGAGCATTGAGACTATCTTGCAGATAGCCTTGTAAAATACCGTCTTCAATCAACACCGTGCGCTGCGTTGGATTGCCTTCATCATCAACATTGAGCGAGCCACGACGATCACCAATCGTGCCGTCATCGACCACCGTTACGCCCGGCGCCGCAACACGCTGACCAATTTTGCCAGCAAAAGCCGAGCTGCCTTTGCGATTAAAATCACCCTCTAAACCATGACCAATGGCCTCGTGCAACAAAATACCTGGCCAGCCATTCCCTAACACCACCGTCATTTCGCCCGCCGGAGCCGGTCTAGCATCTAAATTGAGCACCGCCTGATCAACCGCTTTTTTGGCGTAATCAAGCAAGACCATGTCGGTAAAATAGCCATAATCAAAACGACCGCCACCACCGGCACTACCTTGTTCACGCTTACCATTGGCTTCGACAATCACATTAATCGACAAGCGCACCATCGGGCGCACATCCGCAGCACGATGGCCATCGTGACGCGCGATATACACCAATTCATACTCGCCCGCCAAGCTGGCCATCACTTGCACTACGCGAGGATCGAGACTGCGCGCCAATTGCTCCAGTTTTTCCAACATGGCCACTTTGGCCGCTTCATTCAAGCTAGAAATAGGATCAGTTGGGGTATAAAGCTGACGTGCATTATGTTTTGTGACATGGCGAGCAATACCCTCACCCCCTTGCCGACCAATCGCCCGAGTGGCATAAGCGGCCTGCGTTAATGCGGGCAAGCTGATGTCGTCTGAATAGGCAAACGCCGTTTTCTCGCCTTGAATCGCCCGCACACCCACGCCTTGGTCAATGCTAAAGCTACCTGACTTTACAATCCCTTCGTCCAAACTCCACGCTTCAGAGCGGCTGTACTGAAAATACAAATCGGCGTAATCAATATTGTGCGTCATGATGTCGCTAAAAACTTGGCTGAGCGCCGCCTCATCCAAATTAAATGGGGTTAGTAATTGCTGTTCAGCTAAGGCAAAAACGGTCATTGGATTTCACTTTTAATTAGGGTGTTTAAGTTGTCGTGGAGCAGCAAGTCGGCAAGGCCTTGCAATCAAAATTAACCCTGCACATTTTTACAACATTCAGTTACCGCGATTGTCCATCAAAGACCAAAAAAAGTACGAACAATTTCATCGCGTCCGAACGGCAATTTAAAGCAAAGAAAACATCATCGCCATCGAGCGCCGGTTAGTCGCTTGCCGGCAATGACAGCACCCGATGCGACAAGGCGGGCAAACTACTGCGAACCCGCTGCATCTGGCTGGCCTTTAATTCGGCCACCACCAGCCCATCACCACTGGCTAGGCAGTTTAGCACCTGCCCCCAAGGATCAATAATCATGCTATGCCCATAGGTGGTTCGACCACTGGGATGTTCGCCACCTTGATCGGCAGCAATGACAAAACATTGATTTTCAATCGCCCGAGCACGCAGCAATACTTCCCAATGCGCGCGGCCGGTCGTTGCAGTAAATGCCGCCGGTAATAACCAAATATCAACACCGTCCACTTGGCGAAACAACTCTGGAAAGCGCAAATCATAACAAATGGCCAAACCGACGCGGCCAAATGGCGTGTCAAACGTCACTACTGCATCGCCTGCAACAATGGTATTACTTTCACAAAACTGCTCGGTATCACTGTCAAAACCAAATAAATGAATTTTGTCGTAGCGCGCAATACACGCGCCAGCGGGGTCAAATACCAGACAGCTATTTTTAACCTTTGTGGCATGCTCAGAGCGCAATGCGATCGTACCGGCCACCAAATAAATGTCGTGCTCGCGCGCCGCTGCGGCCAGAAAGTCTTGGATCGGCCCAGCGCCAAAGGTTTCTTGTATTGCCAATTTGTCTTGATCTGTTTGCCCCATCATCGCAAAATATTCCGGCAACAGCACCAGCTTGGCCCCCGCCTGAGCAGCCTGAGCGATCAGCAGCTTGGCGCGCTGTAAATTGTCAGCCACCACCGGGCCAGAAATCATTTGAATCGCACAGACTTGAACTGACTGCATATTACCCTCGCCATGTATAGCCACAAAAGCCACATTCAATATTAACTACAGCAACATACCCATTAGTTTAATTTTTTAACCTGTGGATCACGCATTGAACCGCTGATTTGATACTCAAACGAAACCAGCTCTCCCAAGGGATTTTGATCAAACAAGCGCTGCGCGGCAAAAGTCGCCAAACCCGCAATGGGATTAATCGCCGCCACGCCCAAAGCCACTGCATCGCCCACTGCTGGAACGATACGCACTACGATGTCTTGCGTCCCAGCGACAAAATTGGCGTCGCCTTTAAAACGCACTTTGGCCGATGGCGCGTCAATCGTGAGGTTTTTAGTCTTAGCAACGCCCTGATTCATCGTGGCGTCCCCGGTGATTCGATCAAAGCCAAAGCCTTGTGAAATTAAATCTTCAAAATCGAGTTTTAAACGCCGTGGAATTGCTTGTAAATTCAGCACCGTTAAAAACCGTCCTGCGCCCGGATCAATTTTTAAAAACTGCCCCGCGCCCACATCAATCTTAAACTGACCTTGCATTGAATTGAGTTTGGGAGACCACGGTGGACCTTGCCATTCAACATTGCCGCCAAAATGCAGCGGCGCCATCGTCATCG includes these proteins:
- a CDS encoding sulfite exporter TauE/SafE family protein; translation: MLELDWLALFLAGLLGGGHCAGMCGGIVAAFSANLPKGPRWMYDLGFNFGRLAGYVAVGAILGGIASFTALGQLQILKSILFILANILLIVLGLYIAGWSLWLTQVEKVGQPLWRAIQPILRRFLPIRSVWHTPLIGFLWGWIPCGLVYTASLAALSTASAFKGGAVMLAFGLGTLPNLLLMGFFAARFMRVLNYPGVRPSFGLVIMAFGVYRLLSLI
- the hemN gene encoding oxygen-independent coproporphyrinogen III oxidase, with protein sequence MISKKINITAPAIDFDRELIVRYDGKGPRYTSYPTADRFVAGLSQEAHSACLSQRMPGALSMPLSLYFHLPFCNTICYYCGCNKIITKDQSKADEYLDYLTQEVKMYGDLLPNRPKVSQLHLGGGTPTFLSHAQLQRLMDVVNTHFTLLENGEYSIEIDPRKVGEETIKHLANLGFNRMSVGIQDFNPEVQVAVNRVQSEAETRTVIEAARMYGFRSVSVDLIYGLPKQTAASLAETIDRVLLLKPDRIALYNYAHLPERFMPQRRINADELPSAEVKLDILQNSIEQLTQAGYVLIGMDHFALPNDDLAVAQRRGRLQRNFQGYSTHADCDLLAFGVSSIGKVGASYYQNVKTLEAYYAKLAVNEFPIERGLTMNRDDALRRAVIQALMCQFELFFQTFESGYMIDFVDYFAEELELLKPFVADGLLVLEADSIVVTPKGRMLIRSIAMVFDAYLRTKATKARYSQLI
- the fnr gene encoding fumarate/nitrate reduction transcriptional regulator Fnr codes for the protein MIQNIQIRELTPRHLRQSCSNCSLRELCLPIGLNPEEMQELDAIITQARPIKRGEALYRAGEPFKSLFAIRVGFFKASVISEDGREQVTGFHMSGELMGMDAISSDFHTCDAIALEDSEVCELPFGEIEELAGDVPLLQRHLYKVMSREIVRDHGVMLLLGNMKAEERLAAFLLNLSQRFAIRGYSSTSFHLRMTREEIGSYLGLKLETVSRTLSKFQDQGFIKVQNRLIEIIDGDSLKKLLSNCQGE
- the rlmB gene encoding 23S rRNA (guanosine(2251)-2'-O)-methyltransferase RlmB, which produces MSQNKIIHGFHAVTSRLRRFPDSVLEVYVNSERSDPRMKDLLKTVKLQDVKLVQVDGARLDGIAGHVRHQGVAALIDTEKSYLSIEDVLDDLDEPPFLLILDGITDPHNLGACLRVADAMGVHAVIAPKDKCVGVTATVSKVACGAAEVVPYVMVTNLARTIRDLKERGIWVVGTAADGQCDLFHYGQTGPIAWVLGNEGEGMRRLTRELCDSLVSIPMYGSVESLNVSVAAGIVLSESRRQRVMAK
- a CDS encoding HDOD domain-containing protein, whose protein sequence is MTATENKSSTELRDQYLAMLEDIAKELDGNTIFPVCFDISIQIGAAMKDPNASIQKIASEVEKDPLITTKLLKLANSASYNPSGRAIVNIENAVIRLGMGVARSAALACAMDQLSRSAQLAPFEAQSRLWWQHSLKTAAVARVLCKHLAPRLNPEVAFLAGLVHDLGAFFMLDRAGRNPELLERPKTVEYLVAQWHDSIGTVLLDTLSLPEEIIEAVRDNDLPRPPTTQLRRLTDVIYVANLFAGGLDEINKQDLPEAFVPTELSDPQYTNLINEMNEACQEILSVF
- a CDS encoding antibiotic biosynthesis monooxygenase family protein; amino-acid sequence: MIYSATFIFDTKQFDAEFHQLDQQIAQAAKETEGYLGEEAWQNVASGRLCNVYYWQSEAGLKALMQHPAHLEAKQRYAQWLSGYQVIIAQVVRSYGDSLINHPCAVNQS
- a CDS encoding GNAT family N-acetyltransferase codes for the protein MALVIRKIVADEYQRASEVVQTTFAHLAVQYQPPAGVATFTRLSTADEIASRDARHSVTYVALIQNVIIGVLQVRSSQHIAMLFVLPEMQSRGVGRALLKAAEHDAPLQTVNASLNSVMAYMRYGFMPSGADQISPSGIRFVPMQKG
- the tldD gene encoding metalloprotease TldD, with product MTVFALAEQQLLTPFNLDEAALSQVFSDIMTHNIDYADLYFQYSRSEAWSLDEGIVKSGSFSIDQGVGVRAIQGEKTAFAYSDDISLPALTQAAYATRAIGRQGGEGIARHVTKHNARQLYTPTDPISSLNEAAKVAMLEKLEQLARSLDPRVVQVMASLAGEYELVYIARHDGHRAADVRPMVRLSINVIVEANGKREQGSAGGGGRFDYGYFTDMVLLDYAKKAVDQAVLNLDARPAPAGEMTVVLGNGWPGILLHEAIGHGLEGDFNRKGSSAFAGKIGQRVAAPGVTVVDDGTIGDRRGSLNVDDEGNPTQRTVLIEDGILQGYLQDSLNARLMGQPVTGNGRRESYAHITMPRMTNTLMENGDKDPQEIIASIKRGLYAVNFGGGQVDITSGKFVFSAAEAWWVEDGKMLYPVKGATLIGNGPDVLTKVSMLGNDLSLDPGVGTCGKDGQSVPVGVGQPTMRIDGGLTVGGTGG
- a CDS encoding carbon-nitrogen hydrolase family protein, which translates into the protein MQSVQVCAIQMISGPVVADNLQRAKLLIAQAAQAGAKLVLLPEYFAMMGQTDQDKLAIQETFGAGPIQDFLAAAAREHDIYLVAGTIALRSEHATKVKNSCLVFDPAGACIARYDKIHLFGFDSDTEQFCESNTIVAGDAVVTFDTPFGRVGLAICYDLRFPELFRQVDGVDIWLLPAAFTATTGRAHWEVLLRARAIENQCFVIAADQGGEHPSGRTTYGHSMIIDPWGQVLNCLASGDGLVVAELKASQMQRVRSSLPALSHRVLSLPASD